One window from the genome of Lentisphaera araneosa HTCC2155 encodes:
- a CDS encoding serine/threonine protein kinase, protein MNKKMPKVLKSSTNYKILKLIAAGGMGEVYEADILGAEGFSKKVAIKTLLAEMDADQRFIDMFISEAKLVSNLVHENIVQIYQLERAPFGHFIVMELVEGIGLHDMIDRLREDNLALPYPLAVFIASRIARGLAYAHNRCDNEKNNLGIVHRDICPNNILVTKEGLPKLTDFGIAKALSNSITSNDQCLMGKLVYMAPEQARKEQVDKRVDIYALGMVLFELLSGNFSRDAENESELFELACAGAVNMDALPDDLPPELENILFRSIQVEPCDRFQTADEMCTALEYFIYKDGYGPTIVSLENFMKKFFPDLYD, encoded by the coding sequence ATGAATAAAAAAATGCCAAAAGTTTTGAAGTCGAGTACTAATTACAAGATTTTAAAACTCATTGCTGCTGGCGGTATGGGAGAAGTTTACGAAGCAGATATACTCGGTGCGGAAGGCTTTTCGAAAAAAGTGGCGATCAAAACACTTCTCGCAGAAATGGATGCAGACCAACGCTTTATTGATATGTTTATTTCAGAGGCGAAATTGGTCTCCAACTTGGTTCACGAAAACATTGTGCAAATTTATCAACTCGAACGCGCTCCTTTCGGACACTTTATTGTAATGGAACTTGTCGAAGGCATTGGCCTACACGATATGATTGACCGCTTGCGCGAAGACAATCTCGCATTGCCTTACCCACTCGCAGTCTTCATTGCAAGTCGTATTGCTCGTGGATTAGCTTATGCCCACAACCGTTGTGACAATGAGAAAAACAACTTAGGTATTGTTCACCGCGACATTTGCCCCAACAATATTTTGGTAACTAAAGAGGGCTTGCCAAAGCTCACTGATTTCGGTATTGCCAAAGCTCTCTCCAATTCCATCACCAGTAACGATCAATGCCTTATGGGTAAGCTGGTTTACATGGCTCCCGAGCAAGCACGTAAAGAACAAGTAGATAAACGCGTCGACATTTATGCTTTAGGCATGGTTCTCTTTGAGCTACTCTCGGGTAACTTTAGTCGCGATGCCGAAAATGAATCTGAACTTTTTGAATTAGCTTGTGCAGGCGCAGTTAATATGGATGCCCTCCCCGACGATCTACCACCTGAACTCGAAAATATCCTCTTCCGTTCCATTCAAGTTGAACCCTGTGATCGTTTCCAAACTGCCGACGAGATGTGTACAGCACTTGAGTACTTCATCTACAAAGACGGCTATGGCCCCACAATTGTTTCTCTAGAAAATTTCATGAAGAAGTTCTTCCCTGATCTCTACGATTAA
- a CDS encoding BRCT domain-containing protein, protein MDIDALKAKLDQANQLYRTGGESPLSDAEYDYLLEQVNDQKFRDKVGYEIEKNKVELAVPMGSLNKIKTQAEVFDWSKSKSIPLDTEICVTPKYDGLSLLVYFVDGIYKGAYTRGDGMFGQDVGEHFTVNPLCDLRLPQDFTGYLIGECIMDEAKFQTKYSEKFKNPRNMVAGLLSRKTLSRELADVCYVAYGVRSAQMAHKQDQVEFCNRYINAQWKYKVLCPLYKLEDLKDAELQKVYDSETRFQCDGLVLEINDSDLFHQIGKETNSLNPGAARAWKPESDDSLPSIVKEVVWQISKNGAAKPVIRIEPIDLAGVTISNVTGINARFIEDSGIAKGATVTIIRSGDVIPKVIGVPNAIENVDLPKQCPSCESELVWNENRVDIVCENKLCPATNKAALIDFFSTLKADEVGEGIITSLWDAGYQSVKNLLNLTMEDLLKLEGFKQRKAKKVLDSIKISVVDVPLPRLQHASNLFKGLGEKKLELLQKYDQAGIKPSFEELLEVDGYSEISAKSYLDSIDAYWEFAAELPGLKYKKVLVNEGGMFAGQTLVFTGFRSPELEEQVKTEGGKIGSSVSKKTSVLVVKAKGSGSSKEKKAIDLGVEVWGRDDLENKLNSAEDEPEEMIGIEAPSDPEEQGELIQPDLF, encoded by the coding sequence ATGGATATCGACGCTCTCAAAGCAAAATTGGATCAAGCAAATCAACTCTATCGAACGGGGGGAGAGAGTCCTTTAAGTGATGCAGAGTACGATTACTTATTAGAGCAAGTGAACGATCAAAAATTTCGCGATAAAGTGGGCTACGAAATCGAAAAAAATAAAGTCGAATTAGCTGTGCCCATGGGCAGTTTAAATAAGATTAAAACTCAGGCCGAAGTTTTTGATTGGAGTAAATCCAAAAGCATTCCCTTAGATACTGAGATTTGTGTGACTCCAAAATATGATGGGCTATCACTTCTGGTATATTTTGTCGATGGAATTTATAAAGGCGCTTACACCCGCGGGGACGGCATGTTCGGTCAAGATGTGGGTGAACACTTCACAGTGAACCCTTTGTGTGATTTGCGACTTCCGCAAGATTTCACAGGTTACCTCATCGGCGAATGTATTATGGACGAAGCGAAATTTCAGACGAAGTATAGCGAAAAGTTTAAGAATCCTCGCAATATGGTGGCAGGACTTTTAAGCCGTAAGACTCTGAGTCGAGAATTGGCGGATGTCTGCTATGTGGCGTATGGAGTGCGGAGTGCGCAAATGGCGCATAAACAAGATCAGGTTGAATTCTGTAATCGTTATATTAATGCTCAATGGAAGTACAAAGTTCTTTGCCCTCTGTATAAACTAGAAGATTTAAAAGATGCGGAATTACAAAAAGTTTATGATTCAGAAACTCGTTTTCAATGTGATGGTTTAGTACTCGAAATTAATGATAGCGACTTATTCCACCAAATAGGTAAAGAAACCAACTCTCTTAATCCTGGTGCCGCTCGTGCTTGGAAGCCCGAGAGCGACGACTCATTGCCTTCCATTGTAAAAGAGGTGGTTTGGCAAATATCAAAAAATGGTGCAGCTAAACCAGTGATTCGCATTGAGCCGATCGACTTAGCAGGGGTGACGATTTCTAATGTTACCGGGATTAATGCACGTTTCATAGAAGATAGTGGCATTGCGAAAGGCGCAACAGTTACAATTATACGTTCAGGCGATGTGATTCCTAAAGTAATCGGTGTGCCCAATGCAATTGAAAATGTTGATTTGCCTAAGCAATGTCCCAGTTGTGAATCGGAATTAGTCTGGAATGAAAATCGCGTTGATATAGTTTGTGAAAACAAGCTCTGTCCAGCGACGAATAAGGCTGCACTAATTGATTTCTTTTCGACACTTAAAGCAGATGAAGTCGGAGAAGGGATTATCACTTCCTTGTGGGATGCCGGTTACCAGAGTGTGAAAAACCTGCTTAATTTAACAATGGAAGACCTGCTCAAACTCGAAGGGTTTAAGCAGCGTAAAGCTAAAAAAGTCCTTGATTCGATTAAGATTTCAGTTGTTGACGTTCCCTTGCCACGCTTGCAACATGCGAGCAATTTATTTAAGGGGCTAGGAGAAAAGAAACTCGAACTCTTACAGAAATATGATCAAGCTGGGATTAAGCCGAGTTTTGAAGAATTACTTGAGGTTGACGGCTATTCAGAAATTAGCGCCAAATCCTACTTAGATTCGATTGATGCTTACTGGGAGTTTGCAGCTGAATTACCTGGGCTCAAGTACAAAAAAGTTCTCGTTAATGAGGGTGGTATGTTTGCGGGGCAAACCTTGGTGTTTACTGGCTTTCGTTCACCTGAGCTAGAAGAACAAGTGAAAACTGAAGGTGGCAAGATCGGTAGTTCAGTGAGTAAAAAAACTTCTGTACTCGTGGTGAAAGCCAAGGGTTCGGGTTCTTCAAAAGAGAAAAAAGCCATAGACCTAGGTGTAGAAGTTTGGGGACGCGATGATTTAGAGAATAAACTCAATTCCGCGGAAGATGAGCCAGAAGAAATGATCGGCATCGAAGCTCCCTCAGATCCAGAAGAACAAGGTGAGCTCATTCAACCAGATTTGTTTTAG